A stretch of the Moritella sp. Urea-trap-13 genome encodes the following:
- a CDS encoding DUF4136 domain-containing protein, translated as MKARLQVNKKAYLVALFSLVLTACSTVTVSTDYDQSADFSALKGFAWLPESAKVEKESAYLNNRIMDVRITKVVNQQLIAQGFSFSSAPDFYVNYSITSEKKTDIRSYDNYSGYGPSWGWGVGYGHRGMSLNAHTETRVDEYQQGSLIIDVIDPKSLELVWRGIGSKRLPESTDAAEMDKLVANIVKSILVKFPPKAGK; from the coding sequence ATGAAAGCACGACTGCAGGTTAACAAAAAAGCTTATTTGGTGGCACTGTTTAGTTTAGTTTTAACGGCATGCTCAACAGTAACAGTCAGTACCGATTACGATCAAAGCGCAGATTTTAGCGCACTGAAAGGTTTTGCTTGGTTACCTGAATCGGCAAAAGTTGAAAAAGAAAGCGCCTATTTGAATAATCGGATTATGGATGTACGTATTACCAAGGTGGTGAACCAACAACTTATCGCTCAAGGTTTTTCATTTTCCAGTGCGCCTGATTTTTATGTGAATTACAGTATTACCTCGGAAAAGAAAACCGATATTCGTAGCTATGATAATTATTCTGGCTACGGGCCAAGTTGGGGCTGGGGAGTCGGTTATGGACACCGTGGGATGTCACTGAATGCGCATACCGAAACACGTGTTGATGAGTATCAGCAAGGCAGCTTAATTATTGATGTGATTGATCCGAAGAGCTTAGAGTTAGTTTGGCGCGGTATTGGTAGTAAACGACTACCGGAATCGACAGATGCAGCTGAGATGGACAAGTTAGTGGCTAATATCGTTAAGAGTATCCTAGTAAAATTTCCGCCTAAAGCCGGAAAATAA
- the luxS gene encoding S-ribosylhomocysteine lyase, giving the protein MPLLDSFTVDHTIMNAPAVRIAKTMATPSKDTITVFDLRFCVPNKEILSEKGIHTLEHLYAGFMRDHLNSATVEIIDLSPMGCRTGFYMSLIGAPTEQQVADAWLAAMKDVLTVKDQNAIPELNEYQCGTYQMHSLDEAKQIAQAIVTAGIGVNKNDDLLLADEILNKL; this is encoded by the coding sequence ATGCCATTACTAGATAGTTTTACGGTCGACCATACCATCATGAATGCCCCAGCAGTGCGTATTGCCAAAACGATGGCCACACCAAGCAAGGATACTATTACTGTCTTTGACCTGCGTTTCTGCGTACCAAATAAAGAAATCTTAAGTGAAAAAGGCATTCATACTTTAGAACATCTTTATGCTGGTTTTATGCGAGACCACCTTAATTCAGCAACGGTAGAGATTATTGACCTTTCACCAATGGGTTGTCGTACTGGTTTCTACATGAGCCTGATTGGCGCTCCGACTGAGCAACAAGTTGCGGATGCTTGGTTAGCGGCAATGAAAGATGTATTGACGGTTAAAGATCAGAATGCCATTCCTGAATTAAACGAATATCAATGCGGTACTTACCAGATGCATTCGTTAGACGAGGCCAAACAAATTGCGCAGGCGATTGTGACAGCAGGTATTGGCGTGAATAAAAATGATGATTTGCTGTTAGCAGATGAAATTCTAAATAAACTGTAA
- the gshA gene encoding glutamate--cysteine ligase, with amino-acid sequence MNVTFESLISKLSEPSNIQSLNGITRGIERECLRVNAAGDLSKNDHPVAFGSALTHQHITTDYSESLLEFITPVSDSAAMAQQQLSDIHRQVANKLDGELFWPSSMPCQVNDENDIPLAKYGTSNTGKMKHTYRIGLKHRYGSSMQIISGLHYNVSLPVTFWQTLYDLKGETGELQDFISHSYMGLIRNFYRFGWLVPYLFGASPALNRSFLPAEKHTPFSTLGENTLYMPYATSLRMSDLGYTNNAQDDLVICHNTLDNYTDSLKKAIKTKAPEFANIGIKVDGEYRQLNDNVLQIENELYAPIRPKRVANSNEKPSEALAARGIEYIEIRSLDVNPFVATGITTAQMSVLDSLLVWMALQPSAPMTADEMGVCRDNSTKVVMEGRKPGLKLELDGKPQMLTDVASNILAEVQQVAQLLDGAQLATNTAASNFAQAVAQQQALLSDPQALLSGQVLAAMQEQGLEHNDFILNLANKYKAELLAADYGHWDETYFAQMQQQSVALQQQIEAADTLGFDAFLTEYFDEAKK; translated from the coding sequence TTGAACGTAACATTTGAATCTCTGATTTCAAAATTATCAGAGCCAAGCAACATACAGTCCCTAAACGGTATTACTCGCGGCATTGAACGTGAGTGTTTACGCGTAAATGCAGCAGGGGATCTATCTAAAAACGACCATCCTGTAGCGTTTGGCTCGGCATTAACTCATCAGCACATTACCACAGACTATTCTGAAAGCTTACTCGAATTTATTACCCCTGTGAGTGACAGTGCTGCGATGGCACAACAGCAGTTGAGCGACATCCATCGTCAAGTAGCAAACAAACTCGATGGTGAATTATTCTGGCCTTCAAGTATGCCTTGTCAGGTTAATGATGAAAATGATATTCCATTAGCAAAATATGGTACGTCGAATACTGGGAAAATGAAGCACACATACCGTATAGGTCTAAAGCACCGTTATGGCAGTAGCATGCAAATTATTTCAGGGTTACATTATAACGTGTCATTGCCGGTTACATTCTGGCAAACGCTTTATGATTTAAAAGGTGAAACTGGCGAACTGCAAGATTTCATTTCTCACAGTTACATGGGACTGATCCGTAACTTTTACCGCTTTGGTTGGTTAGTACCGTATTTATTTGGTGCATCGCCAGCATTAAACCGTTCATTTTTACCCGCTGAAAAACATACGCCGTTTTCAACCTTGGGTGAAAATACCTTATACATGCCGTATGCAACGTCATTACGTATGAGTGATTTGGGTTATACCAATAATGCTCAAGATGATTTAGTTATTTGTCATAATACCCTAGATAACTATACTGATAGCTTGAAAAAAGCGATTAAAACTAAAGCGCCAGAATTTGCCAATATAGGTATTAAAGTCGATGGTGAATATCGTCAGCTTAATGACAACGTATTGCAAATTGAAAACGAGTTGTATGCACCAATTCGACCTAAGCGTGTTGCCAATTCAAATGAAAAACCATCTGAAGCATTGGCGGCGCGTGGTATCGAGTACATTGAGATCCGTTCTCTGGATGTGAATCCCTTTGTTGCGACTGGTATTACAACGGCACAAATGTCGGTATTAGACAGTCTGTTAGTGTGGATGGCTTTGCAACCTTCAGCACCGATGACGGCTGATGAAATGGGCGTATGTCGTGATAACAGTACCAAAGTGGTCATGGAAGGGCGTAAACCAGGTTTAAAATTAGAATTAGATGGTAAACCACAAATGCTTACTGACGTAGCGAGCAATATCCTTGCGGAAGTGCAGCAAGTTGCTCAGCTATTAGATGGCGCGCAATTAGCAACAAACACTGCAGCGAGCAACTTTGCTCAAGCGGTCGCTCAGCAGCAGGCATTACTGAGTGATCCTCAAGCGTTACTATCAGGGCAAGTACTGGCAGCAATGCAAGAGCAAGGTCTAGAGCACAATGATTTTATTTTAAACTTAGCCAATAAGTATAAAGCAGAATTGTTAGCCGCGGATTATGGCCATTGGGATGAGACTTACTTTGCCCAAATGCAGCAGCAGTCCGTTGCTCTGCAGCAGCAGATTGAAGCCGCTGATACGCTTGGTTTTGATGCGTTTTTAACTGAATATTTTGATGAAGCTAAAAAATAG